A stretch of DNA from Erythrolamprus reginae isolate rEryReg1 chromosome 10, rEryReg1.hap1, whole genome shotgun sequence:
ATTCCATATAAAagtattttcaaatttaaataaatacttaTGATGAAAAGAAATTCCTTTTGAGCAATTTAATTGGGGAACAATTGTGTGCAAGGGTGAATTTCCCCCTACtgtttctgtgggcatggctcggtgggtgtggcaggaaaggatgctgcaaaatccccattccctcccaactcctgggggaaggacactgcaaaatctccattcccacctccctCAGGCACAGGTAGCATTTGCCGGTTTGCCAAACTACTAAAAttttctgctatcagttctccagaacctgtcagaacctgctgaatttcaccttgctaaaaatatttaagtatatccattgtaagataaaatacaggaaatagtataagggctgactagatggaccatgaggtctttttctgccgtcagtcttctatgtttctatgtttaagggGCATTATAAGAGAAGCACGAATAACTAacatggggtggtggtggggtcATACAATTGTTTATACGTCAAAGATGTTTACAAACACAGGGACAATCCTCCCACCTAATTTCTAAAAGCCATTTTTCTGACACAGAGCATTCATAATTTCCAAGCAGTACTAGGAACAAGCAATATAAACATGCTGCTTGAatgaaaaatatcaaaatatgctTTTTATTGATTCTTTAACACACATTTAAATTTCTTATTACAAAAGTGCCAGTGTCTAAACTTCTAAACGAAGTTTTATCTATTGCAGTTTGTGACACAAATTTATAAGCCTTCAGTGATTAAATTGACACTTAACGGTTTCTCAGAACTTATTCAAAAAATTACAGTCCCATAATGGCAAACCTGAGCCTTATTAATTTCCAACTTAGTCGCAATGGAGGACCTCTTCAGATGTGTATTTGCCTTGAAGCAAAATAAGGCGTTAAATAAACTACATACTAAAACTCTGATTTTTCAGCATACCTGTCACTCTTTAAAGACGTGCAGGCGGCCACTGGAATTCCCGCCCACAACCAGATACCTGGTGGGGTGCCAGGAATTGATGGAACAAACAGAGTTAAGATAATCCTCGTTCAGAAAGGAGTGGAGCAGCTCTCCGCTGGCATGAAAGGCCTGGATCTGTCTCGGCCGTGTCATGCTCCCCACTACAAAGCAGTCATCCCTTTTGGGGTCCCAAACTGCCCGCAACCTGCTCAGCCATCGACCTGTGTTGTTGTTGTGCCTGttcagaaaaaggaaaagaaagatgcagatttattttatttatttgtttattggatttgtatgccgcccctctccgcagactcggggcggctaacaacaatgtaacaatccaatttaataaaacaactaaaaacccttattatagtgttggttatgacctataaagcccttcatggcaccggaccagaatatctccgggaccgccttctgccgcacgaatcccagcgaccagttaggtcccacagagttggccttctccgggtcccgtcaactaaacaatgtcgtttggcgggacccaggggaagagccttctctctggcggccccgaccctttggaaccaactccccccagatatcagagttgcccccaccctccttgcctttcgtaagctcctgaaaacccacctctgtcgtcaggcatggggaaattgacattttccctccccctaggcttataaaatttatgcctggtatgctagtatgtatgattggtttctaaattggggtttttaaaattaacttaaatattatatttgtttacattgtattattgttgctgtgagccgccccgagtctgcggagaggggcggcatacaaatctgattaataaataataaataaattataaaaaccaaacatacacacaaacataccatacataacttgtaatggcctaggggaaggaatatcctaactcccccatgcctggtgacaaaggtgggtcttgagtaatttgcgaaagacaaggagggtgggggccattctaatctctggggggagttgattccagagggccggggccgccacagagaaggctcttcccctggggcccgccaaatgacattgtttggtcgacgggacccggagaaggccaactctgtgggaccttatcggccgctgggattcgtgcggtagaaggcggttccagatgtattttgGCTCACTCGCTCTTTAAATTTCCTGAATGACACTTGGATGCCAAGACTTGTGCACTGTGGAAGATTGTCTTCATTTAGGCAATTTCATTCCCATCAGtagaggtagtcctccactttTATAACCATCAGTTTGGTGACTGTTGCAACTCACACTGGCAATGCCCGTTTTTCACACTTGGAACCACTGAAGCATCCCTGTCATCAcgtgataaaaattcagatgcttggaaactggcttgtatttatgaGTGTTGCCGTGTCCTAGGGTTGTCATGCCTTTTGTAACcttgtcaatggggaagccagattcacttaaaagttcctaacttaacaactgcagtgattcacttaacagctgtaggAAGAAAGGCCGTAAAGTGGATAAAACTCAaatatttaacaactgtcttgcttagcaatggatttttttttaactcaaACTCTACCTGTATCCCATCAATCTCCTTGTCTTAACTCACCGAATAGTTGTGAGAATAGGAGCTAAAGATGATAAACACTGAGTTCCAAAGACCCTGTAAGGCAAAAATGAAGGTTTAGTCaaagaagaaatttatttatttattattgatttatttattagatttgtatgccgcccctctccgaagacttggggcggctaacaacagtataaaaagacaatgtaaacaaatctaatattaaaaataatctaaaaaaccccaatttaaagaaccactcatacatacaagcataccatgtataaattctgtaagcctagggggaagggaaaatttcaattcccccatgcctgacgacagaggtgggttttaaggagcttgcgaaaggcaaggagggtgggggcaactctgatatctggggggagcctTTGGATTAGGTTTTAAAAGAGTGAGACCCAACTGCTGTCTTACATGCCCCCCATCATTTTTATGTTACGTTATGATAAATAATCTTATTTAGATCTCGTAATATAAGATTTCTAGTTTTTCTGTTGTAAATACATGGGGTGTATTGGGGTGGATTCCAATttatctcactgctggttcgctcccTCCCATGAGGGCGtgctcagaaggggggggggataaaaaaacattcaaaaataaaaataaagtcccccccccccaaagatggtGATTGCACGTAATGCCGGAATTCTGCTtatgcacatgctcagaataataataacaacataacaataatgatggtatttggggaaaatttttcaaaaaagaagaagatggcagtgcccagggaccagcaccaaccgatctggttcagtgacatcattgtgacatcatcagcgaGCCACTACCAGtatgaaccgggaggaacccacccctggggggTCTGCAATGTTCTGCAATTGGATACAGTATTCCACTATGGCTGTAATAAACAATTTGACAGTTTTAAGTGCCGTTTATGGCTTATCCCTAAAGTTGCTTACCTttgctcccctccccttcctgacATCTATCAGACTGCCCCCAAGCTGTCCTATGGGGCAGGGCAGCCCTACACAGCCTTCTAGCATGACCCAAGGGACagcaacttttgccgaacttccgggttcggcgttcgggaggccgcggagaagccccgccgcccggctgtcgtcttttgaaacagccagggggcttctcggcggcctcccgaacgccgaacctggaagttcgggtttggcgttcgggttcaggaggacgctggcaagccccccggctgttttaaaaggtgacagccgggcggcagggcttctcggcggcctcccgaacccgaacttttgccgaacttctgggttcggcgttcgggaggccgccgagaagccccgccacccggctgtcaccttttaaaacagccggggggcttctcggcggcctcccaaacgccgaacctggaagttcgggttttggcgttcgggttcaggaggacgctgagaaggcccccccccccggctgttttaaaaggtgacagctgggcggtggcgttTTTTTCGTtcttttttttcgttgcacggattaattgattttacattgtttcctatgggaaacaatgtttcgtcttacgaacttttcctcttacgaacctcccccgggaaccaattaggttcgtaagacgaagtattactgtatattgagtCCTCAAGCATTTATTTCCCCAGCCCCTCTTTCAACAATGTTCTTCTCTCTCATCCCCATTTTTACCCAGGAACCAACAAACTCCTTTTGTTCTGCACATACggcaaagaaaaaagagaaattgctGTGAGGGCAAATCTGCCTCAATAGACATCTAGTATGAAGGCTACCTAGGCAATTTCTCTGGACTTTTTGTTctgctaaataaaatattttggttgCAGAGGTGCAGGAGAAGAAAATTAGAAGGCAGACTCCCCAAAGCAAAACCTAATACAAAACCAACTCACACATACCTCAGTGTATCGTCAGCACAAGTTGTCACTACTCTGTTTCCAGTCACAGGTGAAAAATAAGCCGAAGCCACACTCTTGGTATGTCCGCTGAGAGCAACTACTGGCTGACTTCTGCTTTTCAGGTGCCGCGCATCATAAATACTGACATTTCTGTAAGAGGAAGCGGGACAGATTTACCAGGATTGCACACTTTCTTCAAAGATCAGGAGACCCTGCACAGGAAATCCCCTTCCATCACTCCTGAATAAGTAGGACTAAGGCAAAAGAGTTCATGTCTTAAGTTCACAGTTGTGGAGAATGTAAGCAAGGAAGCTTTACAGGAAGAATCTCTGGATTCTGGGAATGAAAAAACATTAAGGTAATCATGGTCAAGAGGATTCTTGAACCCAAGTTTAGAACTTAATGGGTGTGTCCTTCTTCATTCTTTCCTACTTTCCTATGCCTCACCTCCTCAGCCTACACGAGGactgtgctttctttctttctttctttctttctttctttctttctatctatctatctatctatctatcatctatctatcatctatctatctatctatctatctatctatctatctatctatctatctatctatctatctatctatctatctatctatctattggatttgtatgccgcccctctccgtagactcagggcggctaacaacagtgacaaaaaacagcatgtaaatccaatactaaaacaactaaaaacccttattgtaaaaccaaacatccatacatgcaaacataccatacatgaatacatgcctgacggcagaggtgggttttaaggagcttacgaaaggcaaggagggtggggacaattctaatctccggggggagttggtccagagggccggggccgccacagagaaggcttttcccctgggccccgccaaacattgttttgttgacgggacccagaagaggcccactctgtgggacctaaccggtcgctgggattcgtgcggcagaaggcggtctcgtagataccctggtccggtgccatgaagggctttataggtgatgaccaacactttgaattgtgactggaaactgatcggcaaccaatgcagactacggagtgttggtgttacatgggaaTTCCGGCCTCACCAGTCTCAGTCTTGTTAAGCAAACACTGAGGTATGTGATGGAGCTCCCAGCTGGGCTCGGGAGAAGGGACGTTGGTACTTATCTGACATGTCTCTTCTCTGGGTGGTggagatagcatccaggaatgggttaactcCATCTAGGatctgattggactgagtctgcaGCCTTTAAAGTAACGCCTCCTCTGCCATCTTCCCTGCTTGCGACAAAGGTATCGCTGCAGACAGACGTGTGGTCGTCGATGACGTTCCCAGGACTGGACCGACATCCAGGTGGGGCTGGATGCTATCTCCACCACCAAGAGAAGAGACGTGTCAGGTAaagtacctgttgtggttagctctggcccagctcctgccccaaggactgaggaagTGGATGCGGGGGAAatattcaacatgtcataggcctgttttgctgccgacagtcagacggtgaattgtcctctgcagaaggaagtgacggtgagatggagggggggggggcttggaagacagccaaggaagaagtcaatcacgcttatcttccttagattcggatgaggaaataatggtagatccacgcatgcgtagagctatgcataggagtgaacagcttctaaagtattataggagataattgagtccacctgtggtagggtggggttcaagtaattagggctgctattAAATTGGCAGCAtgctggcctcgcagtgtggagattatctgatcgtactggtttggGACATGAtttgctgtttcaggactctgttgatttttcaagactttgaaatcaaggcagagcaaagcgtgtgtgtttcaCCTCGTGGAAGAAAGAGGGTTGTGATTGACCTGATATAAGCAGCgacgactgccagcagtttggtaaaGGGAGCTGATGAGAGGCTGAATGGGAGGGCTCAACATTGGTAATGTTGCCTCCCatagtcctccgagaggggcagcataaaaatccaattaataaataaagagcaaatttaatattattttttaaaaaatttaactgttaaatttatttaaatttaattttaaaattatattaaaagttatttatttatttgatttttgaatttcccatggtgtcaggcactaaagcttctattctggtgccttggaacttatttttacaatccgaccaatcaggcgtttgcagtgggggtgtccctctgaccttcctgccaatcagctgaaagcactgttgggagaattggcactagacttatggttgggggtcaccacaacatgaggaactgtattaaggggtgacggcattagaaaggttgagaaccactgctttagattaTATTTATCTAGATTCTACTCTAAATCAAATGTGTAGCTGTTGCTTCCCCATTGCTACCAGCCTAGCACACCTTTGCACCTGGGTGAGTACTCACCTATCCCCAGCAGCAACGAAGTACTCTCTATAGATGGGGTGAACGTGAACTGTCCTTGTCTTTGATTGAAGATCAGCCAAGATCTCAGGGGATGGGATTGGTGTTCTCCGATCCACTATGGCAACCTTTCCATCCCACATTCCTATAACCAAAGTAGAGGCATCGCTTGCCAAGAAGTCAAATGAAGAAAGGCTGTGGCTCTCGTTTCGGTATATCTGTGAATGAGAAAGAGGATTCCAAGAAGACTAGGCCTAAGGCTACTGACGATGCCTGCATTTCATAACTGCAGGAAATTAAACTTCCATCTATTTTCAAGGTTCACTTATAGCAGCCAAAACAAAACTGAGAAAAGCAGGCTTTCCTACAGAGTGAAGACAGTTGATTTCTCAAACACATAATATTCGCTAAGCACAGCTGGAAGTTGTCACTTAGAACATAACTATCCCAAGTAGCCTGTCATATTCTCTCTAGAGCCCCAGGCCTCCTTCTGGTAGCAGCAAAAGCTGTCCCAGGCATAGGAGAGAATAGCTTCTTTTCAACTTCAACTGCCTCCAGGGACAGGGAAGAAGGGACCGAGTGAAGCTATGCTCCACTTGCTAAGGGAACAACGCTGTCAAGACTCTGTAGCCTTTCCCTAAAGAATAGACAAGTTTACTGTAACAGCAGACAAGAGGACTCAGAGTAGATTATCCACAAGGTCTCTGCCAAACATGGcattattcaaagtgttggtaatgacctttaaagccctacatggcattgggccagaatacatccggaaccgccttctaccgcacgaatcccagcggccgataaggtcccacagagttggccttctccgggtcccatcgaccaaacaatgtcgtttggtgggccccaggggaagagccttctctgtggcggccccggccctctggaatcaactcccccccagagattagaacggcccccaccctccttgtctttcgcaaattactcaagacccacctttatcgccaggcatgggggagttaggatattccttcccctaggcctaggccattacaagttatgcatggtatgtttggtttttataataagggtttttagttgttttattaattggattgtacatgctgtttttatcatggttgttagccgccctgagtctgcggagaggggcggcatacaaatccaataaataataataataattattattattattattattgttgttgttgttattattattattattattattataggatgCCTAGTATTATTTAATGGCTGAAATATTCACCTCCTCAAAAATTCTTTGAGTTACATCCCCAGATCGTAATGTGCCATCATGACTGAGAGATAAAAGATGAGCAGGATTAACGGGAGAAAAGTGCAAACAGCTGACTGCCAGGCTGTGGGGTATGAAGGCGTAGGCTCCATTTTCTAAACTGGAATCCTAAAAAACACAAACCACAGCAATACCATTTAGAGTCCTGCTTTTTTCAACGAGCAATGGAACTCACAGCAAGGGCCACACCAAGAAAAGGAATATTTCCTCATTTAGGGACACAAATGCTGTGCTCTAGCCAGAGGGCCCCACCCAGGTCCAAAGCAGGTGCTCTCAAAAAGTGAGAATGTTCCAACTTGGGAGAACCGAAACAAAAAAAGGCCTTTTGTATTGATATTCCCAGGGTTCTGATTTAACGAGGGCAGAGAGCTAGCAGAGACAGGCTTCATCAGTTCTTCTATCTTCCTTGTTACGTTtttgaagatacagtgatacctcgtcttatgaacccctcttcatgtgaacttttcatgatatgaaccgtgtttaagatttttttgcctcttattccgaactattttcaccttacgaacgtgAGCAGCCGCCGGGATAtccctgaggctcctcgattcccttcatttttgccagcgctgctttgaatctcagcaacaaactccccccttccaaactgcatggggaaaagacacatggagctcaagagaggagaaaggtgtgggagaaatgagcagaacggggtgggcaaaaacgggagggactcatggagctcaagagaggagaaaggtgtggggaaaatgagcagaacggggtgggcaaaaacgggagggactcatggagctcaagagaggagaaaggtgtggggaaaatgagcagaacggggtgggcaaaaacgggagggactcatggagctcaagagaggagaaaggtgtgggagaaatgagcagaacggggtgggcaaaaacgggagggactcatggagctcaagagaggagaaaagtgtggggaaaatgagcagaacggggtgggcaaaaacgggagggactcatggagctcaagagaggagaaaggtgtgggagaaatgagcagaacggggtgggcaaaaacgggagggactcatggagctcaagagaggagaaaagtgtggggaaaatgagcagaacggggtgggcaaaaacgggagggactcatggagctcaagagaggagaaaagtgtgggagaaatgagcagaacggggtgggcaaaaacgggagggactcatggagctcaagagaggagaaaggtgtgggagaaatgagcagaacggggtgggcaaaaacgggagggactcatggagctcaagagaggagaaaagtgtggggaaaatgagcagaacggggtgggcaaaaacgggagggactcatggagctcaagagaggagaaaagtgtggggaaaatgagcagaacggggtgggcaaaaacgggagggactcatggagctcaagagaggagaaaagtgtggggaaaatgagcagaacggggtgggcaaaaacgagagggactcatggagctcaagaggagaaaagtgtggggaaaatgagcagaacggggtgggcaaaaacgggagggactcatggagctcaagagaggagaaaagtgtggggaaaatgagcagaacggggtgggcaaaaacgggagggactcatggagctcaagagaggagaaaagtgtggggaaaatgagcagaacggggtgggcaaaaacaggagggactcatggagctcaagaggagaaaggtgtgggagaaatgagcagaacggggtgggcaaaaacggaagggactcatggagctcaagagaggagaaaagtgtggggaaaatgagcagaacggggtgggcaaaaacgggagggactcatggagctcaagagaggagaaaagtgtggggaaaatgagcagaacggggtgggcaaaaacgggagggactcatggagctcaagagaggagaaaagtgtggggaaaatgagcagaacggggtgggcaaaaacgggagggactcatggagctcaagagaggagaaaagtgtggggaaaatgagcagaacggggtgggcaaaaacgggagggactcatggagctcaagagaggagaaaagtgtggggaaaatgagcagaacggggtgggcaaaaacgggagggactcatggagctcaagagaggagaaaagtgtggggaaaatgagcagaacggggtgggcaaaaacgggagggactcatggagctcaagagaggagaaaagtgtggggaaaatgagcagaacggggtgggcaaaaacgggagagactcatggagctcaagagaggagaaaagtgtggggaaaatgagcagaacggggtgggcaaaaacgggagggactcatggagctcaagagaggagaaagggactgccacctcttgccacctttcgctgtccctccccctactccgtttgcctcagcttagtctgcccccccccctttttaaaaagccttaatgttctggattttcctaatgggcttgcatgcattattggcttttccattgattcctatgggaaacattgtttcatcttacgaacttttcaccttacggacctccccccagaaccaattaagttcgtaagacgaggtattactgtactgtaagGATGTGTGCTCTCCTTCAATAATTTGCCACTTCTCAGACTTCCTGGATTTTTCCAGAATaacacaggtggtcctcaacgtGCGACCACAATTGAGGGCAAAATTTCTATGGCGGAGATATTTgtcaagtgagctttgccccattttatgacctttcttgccacaattgctaagtgaatcactgcagttattaagttagtaacacggtgaAGTGGATCTCGCTTCCCATTGACGTTGCTTGGCAGAAGCTAAGGGAAAACAGACAGTGCACAAGCCTTTCTTAAGCTTCTCCATTTCTTTCCAAATCTAAGAACCTACAGTACATTTTTTTGGAACAGTgttttcccaaccgtggcaactttaagatttatttatttatttatttattagatttttacgccgcccttctccttagactcagggcggtttacaacatgttagcaatagcattttttttaacagagccagcctattgcccccacaatccgggtcctcatttgacccacctcggaaggatggaaggctgagtcaaccttgagccggtgatgagatttgaaccgctgaccttcagatctacaagtcagcttcagtggcctgcattacagcactctacctgctgcgctaccccggCTCATGTCTcggcctcaactcccagaattccccagccaacatacgacagcatcttaaagttgccacggttaaAAAACAGTCTTTTCTATCCCACTTCCAACTACTCTTCCTTTCCACGTCACCcttggactattaaatactacagttataagattatccaaataagaatattgaatacaaaataattacatatagacaaatatttggaatgtatatacaacaatatatataagctgctgcataaaaatacagtagtccctcacctatcgctggtgttacgttccagacctggccgcgataggtgaaatccgcgatggggaatttatcgactgatagtacttatttaagtatttatattgtaattgtttggtaagttttcattgttttaagtgtttataaacgcttcccacacagtatttattttagatacagtatttacaattttagattattttttttttaaaaacatgccgatcgagttcggcgggctgtttaaatctgccgatcgacttcctcagaaacccgcgatgaagtgaagccgcagtaggtgaagtgcggtatagcgagggactactgtactgtttaccccatccccctcctacttttcttttttgtattcccatcccccctttccctgtttttctttatataatctaataaa
This window harbors:
- the WDR76 gene encoding WD repeat-containing protein 76 isoform X2 codes for the protein MAGSARVSSRLRATEAEGDEASESPLPSRRGGEGAQLSAYERKRLRNISENARFFASLQLSESSAKLHKTTLKRKTQGIKRVKSPKTETKTTCRRSMRLQRIDPLGIPLPEPEAKVEFPVEEEHARLPPGPHPMVATVKEPETDTFLSMWAKISQVESKKSQKSSCNLESYKTHLRGMVLREEHVAKVVKSRVCSVAVHPSESRTLVAAGDKWGQIGLWDLDSSLENGAYAFIPHSLAVSCLHFSPVNPAHLLSLSHDGTLRSGDVTQRIFEEIYRNESHSLSSFDFLASDASTLVIGMWDGKVAIVDRRTPIPSPEILADLQSKTRTVHVHPIYREYFVAAGDRNVSIYDARHLKSRSQPVVALSGHTKSVASAYFSPVTGNRVVTTCADDTLRVFGTQCLSSLAPILTTIRHNNNTGRWLSRLRAVWDPKRDDCFVVGSMTRPRQIQAFHASGELLHSFLNEDYLNSVCSINSWHPTRYLVVGGNSSGRLHVFKE
- the WDR76 gene encoding WD repeat-containing protein 76 isoform X1 — protein: MAGSARVSSRLRATEAEGDEASESPLPSRRGGEGAQLSAYERKRLRNISENARFFASLQLSESSAKLHKTTLKRKTQGIKSRVKSPKTETKTTCRRSMRLQRIDPLGIPLPEPEAKVEFPVEEEHARLPPGPHPMVATVKEPETDTFLSMWAKISQVESKKSQKSSCNLESYKTHLRGMVLREEHVAKVVKSRVCSVAVHPSESRTLVAAGDKWGQIGLWDLDSSLENGAYAFIPHSLAVSCLHFSPVNPAHLLSLSHDGTLRSGDVTQRIFEEIYRNESHSLSSFDFLASDASTLVIGMWDGKVAIVDRRTPIPSPEILADLQSKTRTVHVHPIYREYFVAAGDRNVSIYDARHLKSRSQPVVALSGHTKSVASAYFSPVTGNRVVTTCADDTLRVFGTQCLSSLAPILTTIRHNNNTGRWLSRLRAVWDPKRDDCFVVGSMTRPRQIQAFHASGELLHSFLNEDYLNSVCSINSWHPTRYLVVGGNSSGRLHVFKE
- the WDR76 gene encoding WD repeat-containing protein 76 isoform X3; protein product: MRLQRIDPLGIPLPEPEAKVEFPVEEEHARLPPGPHPMVATVKEPETDTFLSMWAKISQVESKKSQKSSCNLESYKTHLRGMVLREEHVAKVVKSRVCSVAVHPSESRTLVAAGDKWGQIGLWDLDSSLENGAYAFIPHSLAVSCLHFSPVNPAHLLSLSHDGTLRSGDVTQRIFEEIYRNESHSLSSFDFLASDASTLVIGMWDGKVAIVDRRTPIPSPEILADLQSKTRTVHVHPIYREYFVAAGDRNVSIYDARHLKSRSQPVVALSGHTKSVASAYFSPVTGNRVVTTCADDTLRVFGTQCLSSLAPILTTIRHNNNTGRWLSRLRAVWDPKRDDCFVVGSMTRPRQIQAFHASGELLHSFLNEDYLNSVCSINSWHPTRYLVVGGNSSGRLHVFKE